A genomic region of Mitsuaria sp. 7 contains the following coding sequences:
- a CDS encoding alpha/beta fold hydrolase yields the protein MSSAAFAQTAQPAAAAAGTTTAKGAPPPIADFFRDPLMRRPKISPDGRAVALVVSSSEHERSALAVIELDQGNRITQVASFTDSDIAFYAWVGNGRLVYTSGKDEAGKRRDYNAAGLWTVKRDGSERRQLIMTRYAQAQTESRVISRGLPYDWFLYDVPDDDSGEVIVGYGRYDARWDLKSVQLARLNVETQQRRMLETKSPDKAVNWEMDAAGEPWALQTLDENREALYFKTADGTWQLAQEGDWVHSPTARPFASDGRDLRLVIDKSAAGTQALYRVDPRTLKKEAEPLVSLAGFDFYGVPVFDTESRRLLGLHFVSDAPTTHWFDPTLKVMQATVDQALPGRVNTLSCQRCLKSGRVMVTSQADTQPSEYFLYDHAAKQLRAFGSARPWIRAADMAQVEQTRIRARDGLEFPVTVTTPAGKVEGPRPAVVLVHGGPFARGTTWGWNSLPQFLASRGYVVIEPEFRGSDGYGEPLFKAGWRQWGEGMIDDLSDSLAWAVKQGWVDAKRVCIAGASYGGYAAMMGLIKDPGQYRCGVSWAGVTDLDYLFSLDWSDESEAGKRYGLPALVGDRVKDAEMLRRTSPLRRAADLKAPVLIAHGYDDHRVPIDHASDFRRALEKSGHKDVEYVAYEGEGHGWRKLSTDVDFYGRMERFLAKHLVAPTSGAH from the coding sequence ATGAGCAGTGCTGCGTTCGCGCAGACGGCGCAGCCCGCAGCGGCCGCTGCAGGCACCACGACCGCCAAAGGTGCGCCGCCGCCGATCGCCGACTTCTTCCGCGATCCGCTGATGCGACGTCCGAAGATCTCGCCCGACGGCCGCGCGGTCGCGCTCGTCGTGAGCAGCTCGGAACACGAACGCAGCGCACTCGCGGTGATCGAGCTGGACCAGGGCAACCGAATCACGCAGGTCGCCAGCTTCACCGATTCCGACATCGCGTTCTATGCCTGGGTCGGCAACGGGCGGCTCGTGTACACCTCCGGCAAGGACGAGGCCGGCAAGCGACGCGACTACAACGCCGCCGGCCTGTGGACCGTCAAGCGGGACGGCTCCGAACGCAGGCAACTGATCATGACGAGATACGCGCAGGCCCAGACCGAGTCGCGCGTCATCTCGCGAGGGCTCCCGTATGACTGGTTCCTCTACGACGTGCCCGACGACGACAGCGGCGAGGTCATCGTCGGCTACGGCCGCTACGACGCGCGCTGGGATCTGAAGTCGGTCCAGTTGGCCCGCCTCAACGTCGAGACGCAACAGCGCCGCATGCTGGAGACCAAGTCGCCCGACAAGGCGGTCAACTGGGAAATGGACGCCGCCGGCGAGCCGTGGGCCTTGCAGACCCTCGACGAGAACCGCGAGGCGCTGTACTTCAAGACTGCTGACGGCACGTGGCAGCTCGCGCAGGAGGGCGACTGGGTCCATTCGCCGACCGCGAGGCCGTTCGCCTCCGACGGTCGCGACCTGCGATTGGTCATCGACAAGTCGGCCGCGGGCACGCAGGCGCTGTACCGCGTCGACCCCCGGACGCTGAAGAAGGAGGCGGAGCCGCTGGTGTCGCTGGCAGGGTTCGACTTCTACGGGGTGCCGGTCTTCGATACGGAGAGCCGGCGCCTGCTGGGCTTGCATTTCGTCAGCGACGCGCCGACCACGCACTGGTTCGACCCCACGTTGAAAGTGATGCAGGCGACGGTGGACCAGGCGCTGCCCGGCCGGGTCAACACCTTGTCCTGCCAGCGCTGCCTCAAGTCGGGACGGGTGATGGTGACCTCGCAGGCGGACACGCAGCCGTCGGAGTACTTCCTCTACGACCATGCCGCGAAACAGCTGCGCGCCTTCGGCTCGGCGCGACCGTGGATACGCGCCGCGGACATGGCGCAGGTCGAGCAGACCCGCATCCGCGCGCGCGACGGACTCGAGTTTCCGGTGACGGTCACGACGCCGGCAGGCAAGGTTGAGGGCCCACGGCCGGCCGTGGTGCTGGTGCACGGCGGCCCGTTCGCGCGCGGCACGACGTGGGGGTGGAACTCGTTGCCGCAGTTCCTCGCTTCGCGCGGTTATGTCGTCATCGAGCCTGAATTCCGGGGCAGCGACGGCTACGGCGAACCGTTGTTCAAGGCCGGCTGGCGCCAATGGGGCGAAGGCATGATCGACGATCTCAGCGACTCGCTCGCCTGGGCCGTGAAGCAGGGCTGGGTCGATGCGAAGCGGGTCTGCATCGCCGGCGCGAGCTACGGCGGCTACGCCGCGATGATGGGCCTGATCAAGGACCCGGGGCAGTACCGCTGCGGCGTGAGCTGGGCCGGCGTCACCGACCTCGACTACCTGTTCAGCCTGGACTGGAGCGACGAGAGCGAAGCGGGCAAGCGCTACGGCCTGCCGGCCCTGGTCGGCGATCGCGTGAAGGACGCCGAGATGCTGCGTCGTACCTCGCCGCTGCGTCGCGCGGCCGATCTGAAGGCGCCGGTGCTGATCGCCCACGGCTACGACGATCACCGCGTGCCGATCGATCACGCGTCGGACTTCCGACGCGCCCTGGAAAAGTCCGGGCACAAGGACGTCGAGTACGTCGCCTACGAGGGCGAAGGCCACGGGTGGCGCAAGCTGTCCACCGACGTCGATTTCTACGGGCGGATGGAGCGGTTCCTGGCGAAGCATCTCGTGGCCCCGACGAGCGGTGCGCATTGA